A region from the Nocardioides plantarum genome encodes:
- a CDS encoding exopolysaccharide biosynthesis polyprenyl glycosylphosphotransferase, whose translation MLLLLGVDGPVLLAVTTAMVVMASSLAHLHRSKLVLSVLDDLPRMTLTTGAVVVGYLALVPRIANVPEPTMARAATAAALFLTLLVTTRAVVYGMVNRRRRARRIAHPAIIVGTDVVAVRITEALRSDGAYGLQPVGMVGEVTSETGPLPSPHLGGVATLPRAIVDLGVRDIVFAFSGPPDAAMVKAVRHAVEGNHQVFVVPRFFETMGRVHQHRTEVIHDIALTRLVRLSDRSIGQGLKRGLDVTLAAIALLLLAPTMTVLAVLARRETGAAIHRQTRVGLRGRRFSLYKFQTLMPVSDDEGAVTWNIDNDARLGSAGRFMRRTGLDELPQLVNVLRGDMSLVGPRPERPHFVAEFARRHDRYEDRHRVRTGITGWAQVHDLRGDTSISERVRFDNSYIDNWSLWRDITILARTLPTLRRPQPQSRDVVTAALAAAGPVGSGRPSTAPLRR comes from the coding sequence ATGCTGCTCCTGCTGGGCGTCGACGGCCCGGTGCTGCTGGCGGTCACCACCGCGATGGTCGTGATGGCGTCGAGCCTGGCCCACCTGCACCGCTCCAAGCTGGTGCTCAGCGTGCTCGACGACCTGCCCCGCATGACGCTGACGACAGGCGCCGTGGTCGTGGGCTACCTCGCGCTCGTGCCGAGGATCGCGAACGTACCTGAGCCCACCATGGCCCGCGCCGCGACCGCTGCGGCGCTCTTCCTGACCCTGCTGGTGACGACCCGGGCCGTCGTCTACGGCATGGTCAACCGGAGGCGACGCGCTCGCCGGATCGCCCACCCCGCGATCATCGTCGGCACCGACGTCGTGGCCGTCCGGATCACCGAGGCGCTGCGCTCCGACGGGGCCTACGGGCTGCAGCCGGTCGGGATGGTGGGCGAGGTGACCTCGGAGACGGGGCCGCTGCCCAGCCCGCACCTCGGCGGGGTCGCCACCCTGCCGCGCGCGATCGTCGACCTCGGGGTGCGCGACATCGTGTTCGCCTTCTCGGGCCCGCCCGACGCGGCGATGGTCAAGGCGGTGCGGCACGCGGTCGAGGGCAACCACCAGGTCTTCGTCGTCCCGCGCTTCTTCGAGACGATGGGTCGCGTCCACCAGCACCGCACCGAGGTCATCCACGACATCGCGCTCACGCGACTGGTCCGGCTGTCGGACCGGTCGATCGGCCAGGGCCTCAAACGCGGTCTCGACGTCACGCTGGCCGCGATCGCGCTGCTCCTGCTGGCGCCCACGATGACCGTGCTGGCCGTGCTGGCCCGCCGCGAGACCGGGGCGGCCATCCACCGCCAGACCCGGGTCGGTCTGCGCGGACGCCGGTTCTCGCTCTACAAGTTCCAGACCCTGATGCCGGTGAGCGACGACGAGGGCGCGGTGACGTGGAACATCGACAACGACGCCCGCCTCGGCTCCGCAGGCCGGTTCATGCGCCGTACGGGCCTCGACGAGCTGCCGCAGCTGGTCAACGTGCTGCGCGGCGACATGAGCCTGGTCGGCCCGCGCCCCGAGCGCCCGCACTTCGTGGCCGAGTTCGCCCGCCGCCACGACCGCTACGAGGACCGGCACCGGGTGCGGACCGGCATCACGGGGTGGGCCCAGGTCCACGACCTGCGCGGCGACACCTCGATCAGCGAGCGGGTCCGCTTCGACAACAGCTACATCGACAACTGGTCGCTGTGGCGCGACATCACCATCCTCGCCCGGACCCTGCCGACGCTGCGTCGGCCCCAGCCCCAGAGCCGGGACGTGGTCACCGCGGCGCTGGCCGCCGCTGGGCCAGTCGGGTCAGGTAGACCGTCGACAGCTCCGCTGAGGCGGTAG
- a CDS encoding glycosyltransferase family 4 protein produces MRIVQVLTQTTGGPADHVVDVAAALAARGHDSHVVGPASERRTELAAAGVTWHTASMGHKLDGRGAAAIVSQLRRLCPDVVHGQDRRAGWIVRGLGPVLRARCVYTLHGVPDGLADLVEGNVRAAPRRRRDRLYYLWGERLVTRWSGGVVVVPSEAVARYAVAHVGLPDRLVHVVHNGVDPAAWVPAEADRVGADGSLVVAWVGLLGTVKRVDVLLRAVEQVPGISVLLAGDGPLRDEVEREVHRRGLDGRVRMLGMVADVRPVLGAADLFVLTSAAENLPMALLQAMSSGLPSVVSAVGGVPELVRHDVEGWLVPAGDVAATAAALAHALVHRSELAAMGARARARVIDGWTLDQCVDRLVDVYADR; encoded by the coding sequence GTGCGGATCGTGCAGGTGCTGACCCAGACGACCGGCGGGCCGGCCGACCACGTCGTCGACGTCGCGGCCGCGCTGGCCGCCCGCGGTCACGACAGCCACGTCGTGGGACCCGCGTCCGAACGGCGTACCGAGCTGGCGGCGGCCGGGGTCACCTGGCACACCGCGTCGATGGGCCACAAGCTCGACGGCCGCGGCGCCGCCGCCATCGTGTCGCAGCTGCGGCGGCTGTGCCCCGACGTGGTCCACGGCCAGGACCGGCGTGCGGGATGGATCGTGCGCGGGCTCGGGCCCGTGCTGCGGGCCCGCTGCGTCTACACGCTGCACGGGGTGCCCGACGGGCTCGCCGACCTCGTCGAGGGCAACGTCCGCGCCGCGCCGCGACGTCGCCGCGACCGGCTCTACTACCTGTGGGGTGAGCGGCTCGTGACCCGGTGGTCCGGTGGCGTCGTGGTGGTGCCCAGCGAGGCCGTGGCCCGCTATGCCGTCGCCCACGTCGGGCTCCCGGACCGGCTGGTGCACGTGGTGCACAACGGGGTCGACCCCGCTGCGTGGGTGCCGGCCGAGGCCGACCGGGTCGGCGCCGACGGCTCGCTGGTGGTGGCCTGGGTGGGACTCCTCGGGACCGTCAAGCGGGTCGACGTCCTGCTCCGGGCCGTCGAGCAGGTCCCGGGTATCTCGGTGCTCCTGGCAGGCGACGGGCCGTTGCGTGACGAGGTGGAGCGTGAGGTCCACCGACGAGGGCTCGACGGGCGGGTACGGATGCTGGGGATGGTCGCGGACGTGCGGCCGGTCCTCGGTGCCGCCGACCTGTTCGTCCTGACCTCGGCCGCCGAGAACCTGCCGATGGCGCTGCTGCAGGCGATGTCGAGCGGCTTGCCGTCGGTGGTCTCCGCCGTCGGTGGGGTTCCCGAGCTGGTCCGTCACGACGTCGAGGGCTGGCTGGTGCCCGCCGGGGACGTCGCGGCCACGGCCGCCGCACTGGCCCATGCGCTGGTCCACCGGAGCGAGCTGGCCGCCATGGGCGCCCGAGCCCGGGCCCGCGTGATCGACGGGTGGACCCTCGACCAGTGCGTCGACCGGCTGGTGGACGTCTATGCCGACCGCTGA
- a CDS encoding O-antigen ligase family protein: MSSAGTSTTTSVLHGSEAPRRLEHAPLPPTLPRARGSALLALATAGAAGLGFGYDARLAALAFAALVVAAVMLLRLEWAALLVVTTAVFEDYLSVVTPWATKGVAVVLIGSWVVRRGWRPLHRGERSPVLVVAGGFTLVLLASAVLHNNGAAGADVVLRYAGFLAVLAVLVDTMRAGLPPQVVARAYVASCALASCFAVAEFWTGDDRRAGGPIGDPNDFAFFLLAAIPLALVLRGSARRRWVYDVAAGLLVVTTALTLSRGALVGAVAMVVVGAVLRLIPLRTIAVGLVAAGTLAAVVAGTVPDLVSTSLERKSVVAEQNVDERLDLWQAATSMTRENPVLGMGPGSFSLYHQDYMDRLPRDISHDLDVAHNTYLEVSSELGFVGLATWFVLLATGALSAWVGAKRRGDALAGAVLLALVGLAVASAFVTEQYVLPIWLVLALAATLQRPPPSTATVLR; encoded by the coding sequence GTGAGCTCCGCCGGCACCAGCACGACCACCTCGGTCCTCCACGGCTCCGAGGCGCCGCGGCGCCTCGAGCACGCGCCCCTGCCGCCGACCCTGCCGCGAGCCCGGGGATCGGCCCTGCTGGCCCTGGCCACGGCCGGTGCCGCCGGGCTGGGCTTCGGCTACGACGCCCGGTTGGCCGCGCTGGCCTTCGCCGCACTGGTCGTGGCGGCGGTCATGCTGCTGCGCCTGGAGTGGGCGGCGCTGCTGGTGGTGACCACCGCGGTCTTCGAGGACTACCTGTCCGTGGTGACCCCCTGGGCGACCAAGGGGGTGGCCGTGGTCCTCATCGGCTCCTGGGTCGTCCGTCGTGGCTGGCGACCCCTGCACCGCGGCGAGCGGAGTCCGGTGCTGGTGGTCGCCGGCGGGTTCACCCTGGTCCTGCTGGCCTCGGCGGTGCTGCACAACAACGGTGCTGCCGGCGCTGACGTGGTCCTGCGCTACGCGGGCTTCCTGGCCGTTCTCGCCGTCCTGGTCGACACGATGCGGGCAGGTCTCCCGCCCCAGGTCGTCGCCCGCGCCTACGTCGCCTCCTGCGCCCTGGCGTCGTGCTTCGCGGTCGCGGAGTTCTGGACCGGGGACGACCGGCGGGCCGGCGGCCCGATCGGCGATCCCAACGACTTCGCGTTCTTCCTCCTGGCCGCCATCCCGCTGGCGCTCGTCCTGCGTGGCTCGGCCCGGCGACGGTGGGTCTACGACGTGGCGGCCGGCCTGCTCGTGGTGACCACGGCGCTCACGCTGTCCCGGGGTGCCCTGGTCGGTGCGGTGGCGATGGTGGTCGTCGGTGCGGTGCTGCGGCTGATCCCGCTGCGGACGATCGCGGTGGGCCTGGTGGCCGCCGGAACCCTCGCCGCCGTCGTCGCGGGGACCGTCCCCGACCTGGTCAGCACGAGCCTGGAGCGCAAGTCCGTGGTCGCCGAGCAGAACGTCGACGAGCGCCTCGACCTCTGGCAGGCCGCCACGTCCATGACGCGGGAGAACCCCGTCCTCGGCATGGGCCCCGGCTCGTTCTCGCTCTACCACCAGGACTACATGGACCGTCTGCCCCGCGACATCTCGCACGACCTCGACGTCGCCCACAACACCTACCTCGAGGTGTCCTCGGAGCTGGGGTTCGTCGGCCTCGCGACCTGGTTCGTCCTGCTGGCCACCGGGGCGCTGTCGGCGTGGGTGGGCGCCAAGCGGCGTGGTGACGCGCTCGCCGGCGCGGTCCTCCTGGCCCTGGTCGGGCTGGCGGTGGCATCCGCCTTCGTGACCGAGCAGTACGTCCTGCCGATCTGGCTGGTCCTGGCCCTCGCGGCCACGCTCCAGCGACCGCCCCCCTCGACCGCCACCGTCCTGCGGTAG
- a CDS encoding Wzz/FepE/Etk N-terminal domain-containing protein, with protein MEPQDLLGALWRQRLLVLGVFVVVGLATVIGVSIAPKSYTASATISAAQNPDSPPATDDLDALRGTIGELANSRAVVDAVRADLDVDRSADELRRSIDGSWVEGTVLIEIVVHDGDPEVAAKIANLVASELPRNSPVNGTFVFTTTTPARPPVTYSSPNLVLAGAAGLVAGAVLACLFAVARDRRRLTVDHGRIAEEAADAPLLAHVAPPHDLTALPALYPGTAAADVFRHLRLSLEAEGSRDPVDLVVVAGVGPGEVNIWLGANLAISLASVGRRVLLVDGRLDARSGHQPSPHRDGLFGVLDGLPLEDAMMDGPIEGLSVLPSGDAQGRSAEVLIETKWGDVVAAARLAFDVIVVLAPPMDISDDARVMAASGSLLMAVPEGTVSVAALRAHSDRVRSVGGRLLGLVLVGHRAERVPV; from the coding sequence ATGGAGCCGCAGGACCTGTTGGGAGCACTCTGGCGTCAGCGCCTGCTCGTGCTCGGAGTGTTCGTCGTGGTCGGCCTGGCCACGGTGATCGGCGTGTCGATCGCGCCCAAGTCCTACACGGCGTCGGCCACCATCTCAGCCGCCCAGAACCCGGACAGCCCGCCTGCGACCGACGACCTCGACGCGCTGCGCGGCACGATCGGCGAGCTGGCCAATTCCCGGGCGGTCGTCGACGCCGTACGCGCCGACCTCGACGTCGATCGCTCGGCCGACGAGCTGCGCCGCTCGATCGACGGGTCGTGGGTCGAGGGCACGGTGCTCATCGAGATCGTGGTGCACGACGGCGACCCCGAGGTGGCGGCCAAGATCGCCAACCTCGTCGCCAGCGAGCTGCCGCGCAACAGCCCCGTCAACGGGACGTTCGTGTTCACCACCACGACGCCGGCCCGGCCTCCGGTCACCTACTCCAGCCCCAACCTCGTCCTCGCCGGTGCCGCGGGCCTTGTGGCCGGCGCGGTCCTCGCGTGCCTGTTCGCCGTGGCCCGCGACCGGCGGCGCCTGACCGTCGACCACGGCCGGATCGCCGAGGAGGCCGCCGACGCGCCGCTGCTGGCCCACGTGGCGCCCCCGCACGACCTGACCGCCCTCCCGGCTCTCTACCCGGGCACCGCCGCTGCCGACGTCTTCCGGCACCTGCGGCTCTCCTTGGAGGCCGAGGGCAGCAGGGACCCGGTCGACCTCGTCGTGGTGGCCGGTGTCGGACCCGGTGAGGTCAACATCTGGCTCGGCGCCAACCTGGCCATCTCGCTGGCCAGCGTCGGACGACGGGTGCTGCTCGTGGACGGCCGGCTGGACGCCCGTTCTGGTCACCAGCCGTCCCCGCACCGCGACGGCCTCTTCGGGGTCCTCGACGGCCTCCCGCTCGAGGACGCGATGATGGACGGCCCCATCGAGGGCCTGTCGGTGCTCCCGTCGGGCGATGCTCAGGGACGCTCCGCCGAGGTCCTGATCGAGACCAAGTGGGGCGACGTCGTAGCCGCCGCCAGGCTCGCCTTCGACGTGATCGTGGTGCTCGCCCCGCCCATGGACATCTCCGACGACGCCCGGGTGATGGCCGCCAGCGGCTCGCTGCTGATGGCGGTCCCCGAGGGCACGGTCTCCGTGGCCGCCCTGCGGGCGCACAGCGACCGCGTCCGCTCGGTTGGCGGCCGGCTGCTGGGCCTGGTCCTGGTCGGTCACCGCGCCGAGCGGGTCCCGGTCTAG
- the hemW gene encoding radical SAM family heme chaperone HemW, whose product MPSALPAGESAPEDGSLPSASLEHLAERSFSFYVHVPYCSVRCGYCDFNTYTAAELGPGASRATYAAQAVEEVRLARRVLGQRDLPVETVFLGGGTPTLLPPADLASVLTAIDTEFGLAPGAEVTTESNPDSVTRADLDALRAAGFTRISFGVQSAVGHVLRVLDRTHDPERVPRVVQDARAAGFEQVSLDLIYGTPGESLADWEVSLAAALACEPDHVSAYALIVEDGTALARQVRRGIVPMPDDDDLADKYLVADERLGAAGLGWYEVSNWGAPCRHNLAYWRGGDWWGVGPGAHSHVGGTRWWNVKHPTAYAARIASGASPVHAREVLDDQTRRVERVLLEVRLRDGLPLAVLDAEGRDAVGRIVDDGLAVLDGERMVLTLRGRLLADAVVRDLL is encoded by the coding sequence ATGCCGTCCGCCCTTCCCGCAGGAGAATCAGCCCCCGAGGACGGTTCGCTCCCGTCGGCGTCGCTCGAGCACCTCGCCGAGCGGTCGTTCTCCTTCTACGTGCACGTGCCCTACTGCTCGGTGCGGTGCGGCTACTGCGACTTCAACACCTACACCGCCGCCGAGCTGGGTCCCGGCGCCTCGCGGGCCACGTACGCCGCGCAGGCGGTCGAGGAGGTCCGGCTCGCTCGTCGGGTGCTCGGCCAGCGCGACCTCCCCGTCGAGACGGTCTTCCTCGGCGGCGGCACCCCGACCCTCCTGCCGCCGGCCGACCTGGCCTCGGTGCTCACGGCGATCGACACCGAGTTTGGGCTGGCACCGGGCGCCGAGGTCACCACCGAGTCCAACCCCGACTCGGTGACGCGCGCCGACCTCGACGCCCTGCGTGCGGCTGGGTTCACCCGGATCTCCTTCGGCGTGCAGTCGGCGGTGGGGCACGTGCTGCGGGTGCTCGACCGGACCCACGACCCCGAGCGTGTGCCGCGGGTGGTCCAGGACGCCCGCGCCGCCGGCTTCGAGCAGGTCAGCCTCGACCTGATCTACGGCACGCCGGGGGAGTCCCTGGCCGACTGGGAGGTCTCGCTCGCGGCGGCCCTGGCCTGCGAGCCCGACCACGTGTCGGCGTACGCGCTGATCGTCGAGGACGGCACCGCCCTGGCCCGTCAGGTCCGCCGCGGCATCGTGCCGATGCCGGACGACGACGACCTCGCGGACAAGTACCTCGTGGCCGACGAGCGGCTGGGTGCCGCGGGCCTCGGTTGGTACGAGGTCTCCAACTGGGGCGCGCCGTGTCGCCACAACCTCGCCTACTGGCGCGGGGGCGACTGGTGGGGCGTCGGGCCCGGGGCCCACTCCCACGTCGGTGGGACCCGCTGGTGGAACGTCAAGCACCCCACGGCGTACGCCGCCCGGATCGCCTCCGGCGCGAGCCCGGTGCACGCCCGCGAGGTGCTCGACGACCAGACCCGTCGGGTGGAGCGGGTGCTGCTCGAGGTGCGGCTGCGCGACGGGCTGCCGCTCGCCGTGCTCGACGCGGAGGGTCGTGACGCGGTCGGCCGGATCGTCGACGACGGCCTGGCCGTGCTCGACGGGGAGCGGATGGTGCTGACCCTGCGCGGCCGGCTGCTGGCCGACGCCGTCGTGCGCGACCTCCTCTGA
- a CDS encoding glycosyltransferase — protein sequence MPTAEAAAGNDGGTTDGTTEGRALRQLVVIAELGSGGAESVVVQLATRARARGEGVVVASAGGWREQALADVGVELVSVPLRRAALRDTLTSVRDLRRRLGSAPVDVVHAHNVRAALVARLAAVGRRPRPPLLVSVHGLPARRYRLAARVLGAAADLVVAVSCDVADRLVAGGLPAARVRVVDNAPDHPAELDRDTARTDLGLSRTGPVVLCLARLAPPKRPDLVVRAIAQVPGVRLLVAGDGVLRAEVEGLVRELDLGGRVEVLGDRRDVARLLAAADLVVLSSDSEGLPITVLEAMAAGVPVVASRVGGLIDLDPDAVRLVEPDDVDALGAAVSELLSDPALALAQAVRARELVAQRFSTSAMDRGYRAVVRELVGRPAPPADASSI from the coding sequence ATGCCGACCGCTGAGGCCGCCGCCGGGAACGACGGCGGCACCACCGACGGCACCACCGAAGGGCGAGCGCTGCGTCAGCTCGTCGTGATCGCCGAGCTCGGGTCCGGGGGTGCCGAGAGCGTCGTGGTCCAGCTCGCCACGCGGGCTCGGGCCCGCGGGGAGGGCGTCGTGGTCGCCTCGGCCGGCGGATGGCGCGAGCAGGCCCTGGCCGACGTCGGCGTCGAGCTCGTCTCGGTCCCACTGCGTCGAGCAGCCCTCCGCGACACCCTGACGTCGGTCCGCGACCTTCGCCGTCGCCTCGGGTCGGCCCCGGTCGACGTGGTCCACGCCCACAACGTCCGGGCCGCGCTCGTCGCGCGCCTGGCGGCGGTCGGACGGCGTCCGCGACCCCCGCTCCTGGTGTCGGTGCACGGTCTCCCGGCCCGGCGCTACCGCCTGGCCGCGCGGGTCCTCGGAGCCGCCGCCGACCTGGTCGTCGCCGTGTCCTGCGACGTCGCCGACCGGCTGGTCGCCGGTGGCCTGCCGGCCGCGCGGGTCCGGGTGGTCGACAACGCTCCCGACCACCCGGCCGAGCTCGACCGGGACACGGCGCGCACCGACCTCGGGCTGTCCCGGACCGGTCCGGTGGTCCTGTGCCTGGCCCGCCTCGCCCCTCCCAAGAGGCCGGACCTCGTCGTACGCGCGATCGCGCAGGTCCCCGGGGTCCGGCTGCTGGTCGCCGGCGACGGCGTGCTTCGCGCCGAGGTCGAGGGGCTCGTCCGCGAGCTCGACCTCGGCGGTCGGGTCGAGGTCCTCGGCGATCGCCGCGACGTCGCCCGCCTGCTCGCGGCGGCCGATCTCGTCGTGCTCTCGTCCGACAGCGAGGGGCTGCCGATCACCGTCCTGGAGGCCATGGCCGCGGGCGTCCCGGTCGTGGCGTCGAGGGTGGGGGGCCTGATCGACCTCGACCCGGACGCCGTACGGCTGGTGGAGCCCGACGACGTGGACGCCCTCGGCGCAGCCGTGTCCGAGCTGCTGTCCGATCCGGCGCTGGCCCTCGCCCAGGCGGTCCGGGCCCGTGAGCTGGTGGCTCAGAGGTTCTCGACCTCCGCGATGGACCGGGGCTATCGCGCGGTCGTGCGAGAGCTGGTGGGGCGTCCCGCGCCGCCAGCGGATGCCTCGTCCATCTGA
- a CDS encoding polysaccharide deacetylase family protein encodes MRSTTRSLARRTRPVARTVRWLRDRDGSRSLTLIGWHRVDGETSDGLSTGVPDFVAHLDVLAARGCRVLSLEDGLAGLRAGSLPPDAVALTFDDGYASVVETAWPLLQDRGWTATLFVVTDSLDRELRFAWDDHAADDPAGRLRLSSADELAKAAADGLDLGSHTCTHPLLTQLDQDALERELVSSRHVLGDLLGRQVSSIAYPAGAWDRRVRAAAGRAGYTVGITVDRGVATPRSPLLSLPRAFVPHDPIDLDLVLDGAYTFLRPLDAVRARRGRRS; translated from the coding sequence ATGAGGAGCACCACCCGGTCCCTCGCCCGTCGTACCCGCCCCGTGGCCCGCACCGTGCGCTGGCTGCGCGACCGGGACGGGTCGCGATCGCTGACCCTGATCGGGTGGCACCGGGTCGACGGCGAGACCTCCGACGGGCTGTCCACCGGCGTCCCCGACTTCGTCGCGCACCTCGACGTCCTCGCCGCGAGGGGGTGCCGCGTGCTCTCGCTCGAGGACGGCCTGGCGGGCCTGCGGGCCGGATCGCTCCCGCCGGACGCCGTCGCGCTCACCTTCGACGACGGCTACGCCAGCGTCGTCGAGACGGCCTGGCCGCTGCTGCAGGACCGGGGCTGGACCGCGACGCTGTTCGTGGTCACCGACAGCCTCGACCGTGAGCTCCGCTTCGCCTGGGACGACCACGCCGCCGACGACCCCGCCGGTCGGCTGCGCCTCAGCAGCGCCGACGAGCTGGCCAAGGCGGCCGCCGACGGCCTCGACCTCGGCTCGCACACCTGCACCCACCCGTTGCTCACGCAGCTCGACCAGGACGCGCTCGAGCGCGAGCTGGTCTCCTCCCGCCACGTCCTCGGCGACCTGCTCGGCCGTCAGGTGAGCTCCATCGCCTACCCGGCCGGGGCGTGGGACCGGCGGGTCCGTGCCGCAGCCGGCCGGGCCGGCTACACCGTCGGCATCACCGTCGACCGGGGGGTCGCGACCCCGCGGAGCCCCCTGCTGTCGCTGCCTCGTGCCTTCGTGCCCCACGACCCGATCGACCTCGACCTCGTGCTCGACGGCGCCTACACCTTCCTGCGTCCGCTGGACGCGGTACGGGCGAGGCGGGGGAGGCGTTCGTGA
- a CDS encoding glycosyltransferase gives MSPRLHVVHVSRPVSEGTAVVALSYVRDQLERGWNVTLVCPSDGWLGYAARDLGARVRWWQSRREPTRGVLGETMALRSILAECPSDVVHLHGAKAGLVGRLAVHGRTPTFYQPHGWSFLAVDGAKAGLALRWERLAARWTDTVVCVSEDERRLATERAIDARTLVLPNGIDLAAWPRVADAERQVARDELGLDGGPVAVCVGRLSQQKGQHDLLDAWPEVHRAVPDATLVLVGDGPDRAALEARAEGLAGLRMVGARTDVRRWLVAADVVVAPSRWEGMALVPLEAMACARSIVATRAVGVEETVPDGAGAVVDLGARDDLAAALAHRLRHRDEADAEGLVGRAHVESGYDAATASAELSTVYLTRLAQRRPAPR, from the coding sequence ATGAGTCCTCGTCTGCACGTCGTGCACGTGTCGCGACCGGTCTCCGAGGGCACCGCGGTGGTCGCGCTCTCCTACGTGCGCGACCAGCTCGAGCGCGGGTGGAACGTCACGCTGGTCTGCCCCAGCGACGGCTGGCTCGGCTACGCCGCCCGCGACCTGGGTGCCCGGGTGCGGTGGTGGCAGTCACGGCGCGAGCCGACCCGTGGGGTGCTCGGCGAGACCATGGCCCTGCGCTCGATCCTGGCCGAGTGCCCCTCCGACGTGGTGCACCTGCACGGCGCCAAGGCCGGTCTGGTCGGACGTCTGGCCGTGCACGGCCGGACCCCGACCTTCTACCAGCCCCACGGCTGGTCGTTCCTGGCCGTCGACGGCGCGAAGGCCGGCCTCGCGCTGCGGTGGGAGCGTCTCGCGGCGCGCTGGACCGACACCGTCGTCTGCGTCAGCGAGGACGAGCGGCGGCTGGCCACCGAGCGCGCCATCGACGCGCGCACCCTGGTGCTGCCCAACGGCATCGACCTCGCCGCCTGGCCCCGGGTCGCCGACGCGGAGCGGCAGGTCGCCCGCGACGAGCTCGGGCTCGACGGGGGACCGGTCGCGGTCTGCGTGGGGCGCCTGTCGCAGCAGAAGGGCCAGCACGACCTGCTCGACGCCTGGCCCGAGGTCCACCGCGCCGTTCCCGACGCCACGCTCGTCCTGGTCGGCGACGGCCCCGACCGGGCCGCCCTGGAGGCCAGGGCCGAGGGACTGGCCGGTCTGCGGATGGTCGGTGCCCGCACCGACGTACGCCGCTGGCTGGTCGCGGCCGACGTCGTGGTGGCGCCCTCGCGCTGGGAGGGGATGGCCCTGGTGCCCCTCGAGGCCATGGCCTGCGCGCGCAGCATCGTGGCGACCCGGGCGGTCGGGGTCGAGGAGACGGTCCCGGACGGAGCCGGTGCGGTGGTCGACCTCGGGGCCCGCGACGACCTCGCCGCCGCGCTGGCGCACCGGCTACGGCACCGCGACGAGGCCGACGCCGAGGGGCTGGTGGGGCGCGCCCACGTCGAGAGCGGCTACGACGCCGCTACCGCCTCAGCGGAGCTGTCGACGGTCTACCTGACCCGACTGGCCCAGCGGCGGCCAGCGCCGCGGTGA